The Pirellulaceae bacterium genome includes a region encoding these proteins:
- a CDS encoding reverse transcriptase domain-containing protein, with protein sequence MKLDFSLPYSRRKATFASIYSEIDLYRAALKTYTKPLFRWRAALSRSHDGGTLYDFARSGHRNLNRVHRRLVDRSFQAREGIARQYHFNGKERTIYIFPWEERIVDQMLFQTLNRYFHSAISKHSYAYRHSGFGIDACQHRTARELKKLSQPCYFTKRDITGFFQSIDHTILLEALKSWIEPDDYLFQLLAQRVKFRFRTEHNESICAPTGVPFGTSIACFLANVYLLPLDRSMEPFEQLTYSRYADDVLQFSPSRDTAIKARDRLHEVLNDLKLKSKPSHELDFSFRPTTDKGCPANSNDTVESEFPGRVDFRHLGLEFRRDNSIGLSRDKLRKIRNLFRFALRRSKHKFERIGDQPERRAEHAIAVCRRVIGDGLRSVAIIDYYLKHVDDEKQLRLLDRWLAEEVLSQAFQNGHRKGNFRKLPFSKLREMGLPSLRHRRRLLNHGHLKASFFVLRTRWLIEQERGRLPSRKAFSPCLEAAATTVS encoded by the coding sequence ATGAAACTTGATTTCTCACTTCCCTACTCACGGCGCAAGGCGACGTTCGCATCGATTTACAGCGAAATCGATCTTTATCGCGCAGCTTTAAAGACCTATACGAAGCCGCTCTTTCGTTGGCGTGCCGCGTTATCGCGTTCCCATGATGGAGGAACTCTTTATGACTTTGCCAGGTCGGGGCATCGGAACCTGAACCGAGTGCATCGTCGGCTCGTGGATCGATCTTTCCAGGCGCGAGAAGGCATCGCTCGGCAATATCACTTTAACGGTAAAGAGCGGACGATTTACATCTTTCCTTGGGAAGAACGTATTGTCGATCAGATGCTGTTTCAGACCTTGAATCGATATTTCCACTCCGCAATCTCAAAACATTCATATGCCTATCGGCATTCCGGCTTTGGGATTGACGCTTGCCAGCATCGCACCGCACGTGAACTCAAGAAGCTATCGCAGCCATGTTACTTTACAAAGCGAGACATCACCGGTTTTTTCCAGTCGATCGATCACACCATTCTGCTTGAGGCTCTCAAATCTTGGATTGAGCCTGATGACTACTTGTTTCAGCTGCTGGCTCAACGTGTGAAATTTCGTTTCCGAACGGAGCACAATGAATCGATTTGCGCACCAACGGGTGTTCCTTTTGGGACATCCATCGCTTGCTTCCTAGCCAATGTCTATTTGCTTCCTCTGGACCGCAGTATGGAGCCATTCGAGCAGCTAACTTACAGTCGTTATGCGGACGATGTGCTACAGTTTTCTCCAAGTCGCGATACGGCAATAAAAGCACGGGACCGACTGCACGAGGTCCTGAACGATCTGAAACTGAAAAGCAAGCCTAGCCACGAGCTTGACTTCAGCTTCCGTCCGACCACTGACAAGGGCTGCCCAGCCAATTCCAACGACACGGTCGAAAGCGAATTCCCCGGCCGCGTCGATTTTCGACATTTAGGTTTGGAATTCCGACGTGATAACAGCATTGGACTTTCCCGCGACAAACTTCGCAAAATCCGCAATCTCTTTCGCTTTGCTTTACGGCGTTCCAAGCACAAATTCGAACGGATCGGCGACCAACCGGAACGCCGAGCGGAACATGCGATCGCTGTTTGTCGCCGAGTCATCGGAGACGGGCTTCGTTCGGTCGCCATTATCGACTACTACCTAAAACATGTGGATGACGAAAAACAACTTCGCTTACTCGATCGGTGGCTTGCCGAGGAGGTGCTTTCGCAAGCATTCCAGAATGGTCATCGGAAAGGCAATTTCAGGAAGCTGCCGTTTTCAAAACTTCGCGAAATGGGGCTTCCTTCGCTTCGACACCGGCGGCGTCTATTAAATCACGGACACTTAAAGGCTTCGTTTTTTGTTTTGCGTACCAGATGGCTGATCGAACAGGAGAGGGGGCGGCTGCCAAGCCGCAAGGCTTTTTCTCCATGTCTCGAAGCAGCGGCAACAACAGTCTCGTGA